CGTCGTACTGGATGGGGCCCTCGACCGCGAGGTCCGGCCGCAGCTCCCGCACGCGCGCCGTGGCCTGGCGCACCTTCTCCACGTCGGCCCCGGCGCCCGACTCCCCCGTCGAGTACGACAGCATCGCGATGCGCGGCTCGATGCCGAACTGCGCCGCGGTCTCCGCCGAGGAGATGGCGATGTCGGCGAGCTGGTCGGCCGTGGGATCCGGGTTCACGGCGCAGTCGCCGTAGACGAGCACGCGGTCGGCGAGCGCCATGAGGAAGACGGACGAGACGACCGAGACGCCGTCCGTGGTCTTGATGATCTCGAAGCCCGGCCGGATGGTGTGCGCCGTCGTGTGCGCGGCGCCCGAGACCATGCCGTCGGCGAGGCCGAGCTGCACCATCATCGTGCCGAAGTAGGACACGTCGGTGACGGTCTCGCGCGCGATGTCGAGCACCATCCCCTTGTGGGCCCGCAAGCGCACGTACTCCTCGGCGAAGCGCTCGCGGAGCACCGCGTCGAACGGGCTGAGCACGGTCGCGCGGCCGATGTCGATGCCGAGGCCGATGGCGCGCGAGCGCACCTCGATCTCCTCGCCGAGGATCGTGACGTCGGCGATGCCGCGGCTGAGGATCGTGCCGGCGGCGCGCAGCACGCGGTCGTCGGTGCCCTCGGGCAGCACGATGCGCTTGCCGGCCTTCCGCGCGCGCTCGATGAGGCCGAACTCGAACATGAGCGGCGTGACCACGTCGGAGCGGCTGACGTCGAGGAGCTCCAGCAGCCGGGACGTGTCGACGTGCTGCTCGAACGCGGCGAGCGCGATGTCCATCTTGCGGGCCGACTCGGGCGAGAGCCGGCCGCGCGTCTGCGTGATGCGCTTCGCGGTCTCGTAGGTGCCGAGCTGGGTGGAGATGATCGGCAGGGTCTGGTCGAGCCCGGCGATGAGCGTCTCGATGGTGGGCGACAGCGCGAAGCCGCCGTTGAGCACGATGCCCGCGACCGTGGGGAAGGTCTCGGAGGCGTGGGCCGTCAGGACGCCGAGGAGGACCTCGCTGCGGTCGCCGGGGATCACGACGATGGCGCCCTCGGTGAGGCGCGCGAGGACGTTCTCCATCGACATCGCGGAGACGACCACGCCGAGCGCCTCGCGGCTGAGGAGCGCCGCGTCGCCCTTGACGAGCGTGCCGTCGACCGCGTCGAGCAGCTCGGCGACGGTGGGGGCGACGAGAAACGCGTCCTCCGGGATCGCCCAGACGGGCACGTGGGGCGCCTTGGCCTGGAGCGAAGCGGGGACGGCGGCGGGGATCGCGGCCGTGATGGCGTCCAGCTGCTCGGGGTCGGCGCGGTTCACGACGACGCCGAGGAGGCCCGCGTGGGCGGTGACGAGCTCGGGGACGGCGAGGTCGGCGATCTGGCGCATCTCGTCGGGGCTGCGGCCGCCGGTCTCGTCGGAGCGGCGGCCCGTGAGCACGAGGAGCACGGGGGCGCCCAGGTTCGCGGCGATGCGCGCGTTGAAGGACAGCTCGGTCGGGCTGCCGACGTCCGTGTAGTCGCTGCCCACGATGACGACCGCGTCGCACTTCGCCTCGACGGCCTTGTAGCGCTCGACGATGCGCGAGAGCGCGGCCTCGGGATCCGCGTGCACGTCGTCGTAGGTGACGCCCACGCACTCGTCGTAGTCGAGCTCGACGCCGTCGTGCGACAGCAGCGCCTCGAGCACGTAGTCGCGCTCGACGATGGACCGGGCGATGGGCCGGAACACGCCCACGCGCTGGATCTGGTGAGTGAGGGTGTCGAGCACGCCCAGCGCGACCGTCGACTTGCCCGAGTGCCCTTCGGCGGACGTGATGTAGATGCTCCGAGCCATGCCCGCAAGCCTATGGGCGTCGCCTGCATGGCGGCCGGATCCCCCCTGGACGGCGCGGGGCCGGTGGGCCACCCGAGCCGCGCGTTAAAAGGAGAAGACCCCTCGCGCACCTGCCAGAGCCCGGCTGCCCTTGCTGCGTCTCCGCCCTGGGGGAGTTCACCTGGATGGCACCACGCGAGGAGCCGACACCGAGTGTACCCGACGGCGGGAGCCCGGCGGTCGGCCCGGGCCCGCCCAGGAGCCGGTCACGAACCGCGCGTACCGTGGAGCCCATGCGCATAGTCATCGCCGGAGGACACGGCCAGATCGCCCGACAGCTCGAACGACGCCTCGCCGACCAGGGTCACCAGCCCGTCGGCATCGTCCGCAACCCGGACCACGCGTCCGACCTCGCCGACGCGGGCGCCGAGGCGCTCGTGCTCGACCTCGAGAAGAGCGACGTGGATCAGGTCGCCGCGGCGCTCGAGGGCGCCGACGCCGTGGTCTTCGCCGCGGGCGGCGGTCCCGACTCGGGCCCCGAGCGCAAGCTCACCATCGACCGCGACGGCGCCATCCTGCTGGCCGACGCGGCGGAGAAGGCGGGCGTCAGCCGCTACGTCATGATCTCGGCCATGGCCGTCGACGGCTTCGACCCCGACAGCGACGACACCTACGAGATCTACCAGCGCGCCAAGTCCGAGGCGGACGCCGACCTGCGCGCCCGGGACATCGACTGGACCATCGTGCGTCCCGGCGGCCTCACCGACGACCCCGGCACCGGCCGGATCCAGGTGAGCACGTCCACGGGCCGCGGCACCATCCCGCGCGCCGACGTCGCCGAGATCGTGGCGACCGCGCTCATCGACGGCACGGGCGTCCGCGTCCAGTTCGAGGCGATCTCGGGCGAGGAGCCCGTCGCCGAGGCCATCGCGGGTCTGCGCTACTAGCGGCACCCGCACGACGCGCGAGCCGCGCGCATCCGGATGACGGTCCCCTCCTCCCCGGAGGGGGCCGTCATCCGCTTCCGGGCTGCTGAGGCACCCGGGTCGTGCCGCGGACGACGTGTCGGGCCGACGGCACCCGAAGCCGTCGTCCTCCCGTGCATCGCCCGCATGGTGCGCCGGAGCGCACCGTCCGGAGCATCCCCATGCCCGGACATGAAGGACACGCTAGGAGCGTCCGATCGTGTCCCCCACAGTGCCGACTACTTATTTCCGCGGCGCATCCGATCAGTAAACGTCGATGCGCCTTCTCGGATCCCCGCATTCCGCGCAAGATGGAGGCACACGGACCGCGCAGCCTCGGGGGATGCGGCGCGGACCACAGCTTTCCGCGACGGGGGTCACATGAAGCAGATGACGCACACCTACCTGCGGTCGAGCGCGCGCGTCGAGGGCCCGGCTCCCGGCCGAGGCGGACGCGCGCGCGACCTGGAGACGCTCGAGCGCTGGCTCGGCGCGGGCACGAGCGCCGTGGTCACCGGCACCGTCGGATCCGGCCGCAGCCACGTGGCCGGCCGCGTGGCGGACGCCCTCACGCGCAACGGCCTCACGGTCATCCGGGCCCACGCCTCCACGCCCGACCTCGCGGACGTCCTCCGCCGGGTCATCGACCAGGTCCCCGGGATCCGCTCCGCGCGCCCGATGCCCGCCGTGCGCCCGGTCGTGGTGATCGACGACGCCCACCTCATGCCGCCCGAGCTGCGCGCCGCCCTCGCGGACGCGCGCGCGAGCGAGCGGTGCACGCTGCTCGTGACCGTCGACGACGCGGGCGGCGACCCCCGCCAGCTCCGCGCGCGGGACCCCGAGCCCGGCGGGGACCAGGCCGTGCGCACGGCGCAGGCGGCCCACGAGATCCTCGGGCTCTGGCGCAACGGCTACGCCGAGCGGCTGGACCTCTCCCCGCTCGACCCGGCCGAGGTCGACGCGATGATCGACTCCATCGCGGGCCAGGTGGCGCTCGACCAGGCGACGCGGGTGCAGATCCAGCGGCGCAGCGCCGGCCGCCCGTTCCTCGTGCGCGAGCTGACCTTCGAGGCGCTGGAGGCGGACGGCACCGACCGGACCGTCACGGGCTACGCCTTCCCCAGCCCGCACGCGCCGCGCGCCCGGATCCTCGACCTCGTGTCCTCGCGCGTGTCGATGCTCGGCGACGACGAGCGGAGCACGCTCGTGCTCCTGGCCCGGCTCGACGGCGTGCCGTACCAACGTGCGGCCCGCCTGTTCGGCGAGACGATCCTGCGCGTGCTCGGCGCGCGCGGCCTCGCGCGCGTGCAGGGCCAGGGCGACCGGATCCTCCGCGCCGACCTGCTCGAGGCCGAGGCCGCGCTCGCCCGCACCGACCCGGACGCCGTCGACGCCCTCACGCGCCGCGTCGTGGGGATGCTGCTGCAGGAGGCCGCGCACGGCGTGCCGCTCAGCCCCAAGGAGAGCCTGCTCATCGCGCGCACCCTCACCGACGACGGCCGCCGCGACGCCGTCCAGCGCTTCGGCGCGGATACCCTCGCGGGCGTGCACCTGGTCGCCGCGCGGCTGGCGAACGACGTCGGCATGACGCACGACGCGCTCGCCTTCGCGGCGATCGCCGGTCAGGGCGGCTCGCGGGGGTACGCGGCCTGCGAGACCGGACGCGCCCTGACCGTGCTCGGCAACCCGGCGCGCGCGATGGAGGCGCTGGAGGGGCTGGACGCGGCGGTCCTCACGCCGGCCGAGCGCGTCGAGGCGCTGCACTGGCGCGTCCTCTCGACGCACGCCGCGATGCCGGGGACCGACCGCGTCCGCCGGCTGCTCGACGGGATCGCGCGCGACGCGGACGCGGACCCGGACGAGCGCGCGCAGGCGGCCGTCATCGGCGCGAACATGTCGCTCGGCCTGATGCGCTGGGAGGCCGCCCTCGTCGCCGCCCGGGACGCGTCCGCCCTCGCGACCAGCCCGCTGGTGCAGCTCCGGGCGCAGCGCGCCGTCGTCCTCGCGCTCGGCCACCTCGGGCGCGGCGCCGAGCTCGGCGACGCCATCGACGAGGGGCTCGGGCTCGTCGCCCGCCGCGTCGACCGCCGCGGCACCTACGACGACATCCTCCTGGAGGAGGCGCGCCTCGAGCTGCTCTCGGCGAGCGCCTTCAGCCGCCGCCTCTGCCGTCTCGACCTCCCCGACCTCGAGCGCGAGCTGGACGCCTGGGTGGAGTCGGCGATCGCGCAGGACGCGCAGTGGTTCATCCCCGTCCTCGGCGCGATCACGGGCGGCGTCGCCCTCGACCTCGGCCGGCTCGACCGCGCGGAGGCCGAGCTGTCCCTCGCGGACGACCGGCTCATCGGCCCGGACATCGGCACGTGGCGGCTCTGGATCGGCATGCAGCGCGCCCGCGTGCTCGCGCTCCGCGGCCGCGCCGAGGAGGCCGAGCGCATCGCGACCGAGATCGCGCACCGCGCCGACCCGCGCTACCCCTACCAGCGCATGCTCGCCGAGGGCGTGCGCGTGGAGATCCTGGCGTCCCGCGGACGGCCGGAGGAGGCGGCGACGCTCCTGCTCGACGTGGGCGACCTCAGCGGCGACGCGCACGCGCTGCGGGCCGGCATGCTGTTCCGCGCGTGGATGCTCGGATCCACGGACGCCCGCCTCGTCCCGGGCGCCCGCCTGGTCCGCGAGCGCACCGACGTGCCGGCGCTGCACGGCATGGCCGAGGTCGTGGAGGGATCCCGTACGGGCGACGCCGCGCTCGTCGCCCAGGGCGTCCGCACGCTCGAGGAGTCGGGCCTGCACCAGCAGGCGCGCACCGCCTGCGAGGACCTCCTCCGGATGCTCGCGGGCACCGAGCCCGGACCCGCCCTCACGGAGGCGCGGGCGGCGCTCGCGCGGATCCAGGCCCGCATCGACCGCGGCGCGCCCGCGGCCGAGCAGGCCACGGTCACGCCCGTGCTCGACGTGAGCATGCTGACCCGTCGGGAGCTCGAGATCGGCGTGCTGGCGGCGCAGGGGCTGAGCAACAGGGAGATCGCCGGCCGCCTGTTCCTGTCCGTCCGCACGGTCGAGTCGCACCTCTACCAGGCGCGCGCGAAGCTCGGCGCGCCCTCGCGTCGGGCCCTCGCGGGGCTGCTCGACACCCCGGGTGCATCGAGCCTCGTCGCGGGCAGGTAGTATCGACGGGTGCCGCCGCGTTCCTGACGCCGCGGCACGCGTCATGGAGGATTCGCCTAGTGGCCTATGGCGCACGCTTGGAAAGCGTGTTGGGTGAAAGCCCTCAGGGGTTCGAATCCCCTATCCTCCGCCAGTCGCACGAGAGCCCCGACGGACCCCGGTCCGGCGGGGCTCTCCTCGTCCCCGGTCCCGCATCCCCGCGATCCGGGCCCTCCGTGCCGCACCCCGTGCCCCCGTCGGAGGTCGTGCCCTTGTACCCCGGCCGTCTCCGCATGTCCCCCATAGAGCCCCTGCACACCGGCGCGGCTCCCACCTAGGCTGGACCGGTCGTCGCGCCCGCACCCGCGGGCGCCGCCCGCCCGGACACGCGCGGCGCGACGGACGACGGCGGACGCGAGGACGGCCTCGGACCACGACCGGAGGCGACGTGCAGCACGACGACGACGCGTCCCCCGACCACGCGAGCACCACCATCCGGCCCCGCTCGGCCCTCCTGCGGCAGCTCGCCCTCGCGACGCTCGCGCTCGTCGTCCCGCTGGGCGCGGCGCTCCTGGTGCTCGCCATCCCCACGGGCAACGCGGCGGCCGTGATCGTCGGCGTCGTCGTCGTGGCGCTGCTCGGCGCCCTGCTCGCCGGGCTCTACCTCACCTCCTACGTGCGCATCACGCACGCGACGGGCGACGTCGAGTCCCGCTTCCTCGGGCGTCGCACGCGCGTCCGTCGCGGGGCCGTCCACGACCTGCTGGTGGTGCACGTCTACCAGGGCCTCACGCTCGACACGCAGCCGCGCCTGTTCGTCATGGACGCCGACGGCCGGCTCCTCCTCCGCCTCAGCGGCCACGTCTACGACCTCTGGACCATGCGCTCGATGGCGGCGGACCTCGACCTCCCGCTGACGGAGCAGGCGCGCGTGCTCACGATGGCGGAGCTGCGGGGGGCCCGCCGCGGGGTCCTGCCCTGGTACGAGCGGTCGCGCGTCGCGCTGGCCGGGGCGCTCGTCCTCCTCGGCGTCGCCGTGATAGGCGCGGTCGTCGGGATCATGGCGCTCACGGGCGTGCCCGTGTCGATCCGGCTGTGACGGACGCGGCCGCGGCCGCGGGGCTCGGGCCCCTCCTCGCGCGCTGGCGGCTGGATCCGGACGGCTCGGCCGTCCGCACCGCGAGCAGCGTGCTCGCCCCGGTCCGCCGCGACGGCGCGCGCCTGATGCTCAAGGTGCCGCTCGTGGAGGAGGAGCGGCGCGGCGGGCGCCTGATGGCCGCGTGGGCCGGCCGCGGGGCCGCGCCCGTGCTCGCGTCTGGCGCCGACGGCACCGTGCTCATCGCGCGCGCGGACGACCCGGGGATCCTCGTGCGGGAGGCGTCCGCGGACGGGCCCGACGCGGACGCGCGCGACGACCGGGCCACCCGGATCCTCGCCCGGGTGGCCGCGCGGGTGCACCGCGTCCCGCGGGAGGCGCCGGTCGTCGCCGAGGTCGTGCCCCTCGCCGTCTGGTTCCGCGAGCTCGTCGAGCCCGCGCGGCCGCTCCCCCGCGCGCTCGACCGCGGCGCCGCGGTCGCCCGCGAGCTGCTCGCCGGATCCGGATCCGCCGCGGTGCTGCACGGCGACGTCCACCACGGCAACGTCCTGCGCTTCGGCGGCGGAGACGGACGCGGCGACGACGACGACTGGCGCGCGATCGACCCGAAGGGCCTCGTGGGCGACCCGGGCTTCGACACGGCGAACGTCCTGGCCAACCCCACCCCCGCGATCGCCCTGCGCCCCGGACGCCTGGCGCGACGCGCGCGCGTGATCGCCGAGGAGACGGGCGCCGACCTCGACGCCGTGCTCGCGTGGGCGGAGGCGTGGTGCGCGCTCTCCGCGGCGTGGGACGCGGACGACGCCGCGAGCCGCGCCAGGGTCGAGGTTCTCGGGCGGCTCGGCACCGCCGCGCGCGACGCCCGCCCGGGCCTCGGACGCCCCCTCTAGCCGGCCCGCTCCGGCGCCCGCTCCCGGGATCCGCGCGGCGCGAGGTCCGACGCGCGCCCCGCGACCGCGCCCAGCGCGCGCTCGAGCGGCCCCCGCCCGACGATCCGGGTCCAGAGCAGGCAGAGCGCGACCGTCACGACGACGAACGCCAGGTACGCGCCGTCGTCCGCGATGAGGTCGCCCTCGGGCGCGAGGAGGTCGATCACGACGATGTGTACCGCGTACACCGTGAGAGCGAGCTGCCCCACGGCCTCGAACGGCACGAGCACGGCGGGCAGGAGCGCGGCGATGCGCAGGCACAGGCCGATCACGGCGATGGCGAACCCGCCGGATCCCACGACCTCGAACGGCGACCCCTCGTGCGGCGTCGTCGAGAGGATGTACTCCCAGCCCGGCGGCGGCGCGGGCACGGCCGCCTCCAGGAGCGCCGACCCGCCGTAGGCGAGCACGGCCAGCCCGGCGCCGACCGTCACGAGCAGCAGCTGCACGCGCGCGGATCCGAGCGCGAGCCGGCCGATCCCGAGGCCCGCGATCGCGAACGCCACCCAGGTGAGCGCCGGGTAGTGGCCGGTGACCACGAGGATCACGAACGGGTCCGGCCGCATGAGCGCGCCGTCGAAGTGGATGGCGAGCGCGGTCGTCACCAGCGGCAGCGCGACGGCGGCGACCGCAGCGAGCGCGAGCAGCCGGGACGCGCGCCAGCGCAGCAGCGGCAGCACGGCCACGAACAGCACGGCGTAGACCTCGAGGATCACCGCGACGTACGTCTGCAGCGACGCGAGCAGCCCGCCGAGGAGGAACAGGCACGCGGCGCGCACGAGGACCTTGAGCCGCGCCCGCGCGAGGTCGGTCCCGTCCGCCGGCCGCTCCCGCCCCGACATCAGCGCGATGGAGAGGCCCGCGAGCGTGGCGAAGAGGATGGAGGACCGGCCGTCGGTGATCGCGAGCCAGGACGCGGGATCATCGAGCTCGAGGGTGCGCTGCACGGCGACGTGCGCCGCCATCATCCCGAGGACCGCGAGGCCGCGCGCGGCGTCGACGCCCCGGAGGCGGGCCGGGTCGCGGGCGGGGCTCATGGCCTCACCCTACCCAGCGCTCTCCGGCGGTAGACCGGCGTCAGTTCGTGAGGGCCGGCACCGTCCGCGGCTGCACGATGAGCCACATCGAGAGGATCGACACGACCGCGCACGCGCCCATCACCGACGCCATGGGCACGCCCGAGGTGATGCCGAGGACGCCCACGATGGGCGAGATGGCGCCCGCGAGCCCGAAGTTCACGGCGCCCAGGAGGGAGGCCGCCGTGCCCGCCTCGTGCCCGTGGTTGACGAGCCCGAGGACCTGCACGCAGGGGAAGCCGAAGCCGCACGCGAGGATGAAGAAGAACAGCGGGATGAGCGTGCCCAGCAGGCCCGCGTCGGTGAAGGTGCCGAGCAGCACGATGAGGGCGCTCGAGACGAACTGGACGACGACGACGCCCGCGAGGATCCACTGGGGCCCCACCACCTTCGTCATGCGCGCGGCCACCTGGTTGCCGATCACGATGCCCAGCGAGTTGACGCCGAACAGGATCCCGAACTGCTGCGCGTCGAAGCCGTAGACGTCCTGGAACAGGAACGACGAGCTGGAGAGGTACGAGAAGAGCCCGGCGAACTGCATGCCGCCGATGATCGCGACGCCGACGAAGACGCGGTCGCGGAGCACGTTCCGGTAGCGGCGGAGGAGCGCCCCCTTCTCCTCGACCACGACGTCCTCGCGGGGCAGGGTCTCGACGATGAGGAAGACCACGGCGATCACGACGGCGATGCCGTAGGCCGCGAGCGCGTAGAAGACGCCCCGCCAGTCGACGATGCGGAGCAGCTGCGAGCCGATCACGGGGGCGAGGATCGGGGCGAGGCCGGTCACGAGCGCGAGGCGGGAGAGCATCCGGACGAGCGGCCGCCCGCCGAACAGGTCGCGCACCATCGCCATCGCGACGACCGCGCCGGCCGCGGCACCGGCGCCCTGGAGCACGCGGAAGACGAGCAGCATGCCGACGTCGGTCGACAGCGCGGCGCCGAGCGACGCGAGGATGTGCCCGCTGGACGCGACGATCAGCGGCAGACGACGCCCGACCCGGTCGCTCCAGGGACCGACCACGAGCTGGCCGAGCGCGAACCCGACGGTCGTGCCGGTCAGGGTGAGCTGGATCGCCGCGTCCGTGACGCCGAACTCGTCCTTGAGGACCGGGAAGGCCGGGAGGTAGAGGTCGATCGTGAACGGCCCGAGGCCGACGAGGGCGCCCAGCACGATGATGTAGACGATGCGCTCCCGGCGGGAGAGCGCGTCGCCGGGATGGAGGACGGCAGACGACACGGGGCGTTCCTTCGGCGGTGACGGGGGCGCGGGGCGCCGCGGGACGGGGACGGCCGGCGTGGACCGACTCGATGTCCAACGAGCGCGCCCTCGGCGTATTCCCAGCTGGAAGAATTTCGCGGGACGGGACGCGTCAGCCGCGGAGCGCCGCCACGACGCGCTCCACGTCGTCCTCGTCGTTCCAGACGTGGAAGGCGATGCGCGCACGGCCCGCGCGGCCCGACGCGACGATCCCGGCCGCCCCGAGCGACGCGAGGTCGGCGCCGTCCGCGTCCGGCCAGGTGACGATCGCCTGCCCGCGCGGCTCGATGCCGAGGCCGACGCTCACGAGGTCGCCGAGCTCGACGTTCCGCCGGTGCACCGCGTCGAGGTCGAGGCGCGCGAAGAGGGCGATGGCCGGGGCCGCGCCCACCCACGCGCCGAAGGCGGGCGACACGTCGAA
The genomic region above belongs to Clavibacter phaseoli and contains:
- the pta gene encoding phosphate acetyltransferase, which produces MARSIYITSAEGHSGKSTVALGVLDTLTHQIQRVGVFRPIARSIVERDYVLEALLSHDGVELDYDECVGVTYDDVHADPEAALSRIVERYKAVEAKCDAVVIVGSDYTDVGSPTELSFNARIAANLGAPVLLVLTGRRSDETGGRSPDEMRQIADLAVPELVTAHAGLLGVVVNRADPEQLDAITAAIPAAVPASLQAKAPHVPVWAIPEDAFLVAPTVAELLDAVDGTLVKGDAALLSREALGVVVSAMSMENVLARLTEGAIVVIPGDRSEVLLGVLTAHASETFPTVAGIVLNGGFALSPTIETLIAGLDQTLPIISTQLGTYETAKRITQTRGRLSPESARKMDIALAAFEQHVDTSRLLELLDVSRSDVVTPLMFEFGLIERARKAGKRIVLPEGTDDRVLRAAGTILSRGIADVTILGEEIEVRSRAIGLGIDIGRATVLSPFDAVLRERFAEEYVRLRAHKGMVLDIARETVTDVSYFGTMMVQLGLADGMVSGAAHTTAHTIRPGFEIIKTTDGVSVVSSVFLMALADRVLVYGDCAVNPDPTADQLADIAISSAETAAQFGIEPRIAMLSYSTGESGAGADVEKVRQATARVRELRPDLAVEGPIQYDAAADAAVAATKMPDSQVAGRATVFIFPDLNTGNNTYKAVQRSAGAVAIGPVLQGLRKPINDLSRGALVQDIVNTVAITAIQAEGIDAG
- a CDS encoding helix-turn-helix transcriptional regulator, with product MKQMTHTYLRSSARVEGPAPGRGGRARDLETLERWLGAGTSAVVTGTVGSGRSHVAGRVADALTRNGLTVIRAHASTPDLADVLRRVIDQVPGIRSARPMPAVRPVVVIDDAHLMPPELRAALADARASERCTLLVTVDDAGGDPRQLRARDPEPGGDQAVRTAQAAHEILGLWRNGYAERLDLSPLDPAEVDAMIDSIAGQVALDQATRVQIQRRSAGRPFLVRELTFEALEADGTDRTVTGYAFPSPHAPRARILDLVSSRVSMLGDDERSTLVLLARLDGVPYQRAARLFGETILRVLGARGLARVQGQGDRILRADLLEAEAALARTDPDAVDALTRRVVGMLLQEAAHGVPLSPKESLLIARTLTDDGRRDAVQRFGADTLAGVHLVAARLANDVGMTHDALAFAAIAGQGGSRGYAACETGRALTVLGNPARAMEALEGLDAAVLTPAERVEALHWRVLSTHAAMPGTDRVRRLLDGIARDADADPDERAQAAVIGANMSLGLMRWEAALVAARDASALATSPLVQLRAQRAVVLALGHLGRGAELGDAIDEGLGLVARRVDRRGTYDDILLEEARLELLSASAFSRRLCRLDLPDLERELDAWVESAIAQDAQWFIPVLGAITGGVALDLGRLDRAEAELSLADDRLIGPDIGTWRLWIGMQRARVLALRGRAEEAERIATEIAHRADPRYPYQRMLAEGVRVEILASRGRPEEAATLLLDVGDLSGDAHALRAGMLFRAWMLGSTDARLVPGARLVRERTDVPALHGMAEVVEGSRTGDAALVAQGVRTLEESGLHQQARTACEDLLRMLAGTEPGPALTEARAALARIQARIDRGAPAAEQATVTPVLDVSMLTRRELEIGVLAAQGLSNREIAGRLFLSVRTVESHLYQARAKLGAPSRRALAGLLDTPGASSLVAGR
- a CDS encoding aminoglycoside phosphotransferase family protein; this encodes MTDAAAAAGLGPLLARWRLDPDGSAVRTASSVLAPVRRDGARLMLKVPLVEEERRGGRLMAAWAGRGAAPVLASGADGTVLIARADDPGILVREASADGPDADARDDRATRILARVAARVHRVPREAPVVAEVVPLAVWFRELVEPARPLPRALDRGAAVARELLAGSGSAAVLHGDVHHGNVLRFGGGDGRGDDDDWRAIDPKGLVGDPGFDTANVLANPTPAIALRPGRLARRARVIAEETGADLDAVLAWAEAWCALSAAWDADDAASRARVEVLGRLGTAARDARPGLGRPL
- a CDS encoding multidrug effflux MFS transporter; this translates as MSSAVLHPGDALSRRERIVYIIVLGALVGLGPFTIDLYLPAFPVLKDEFGVTDAAIQLTLTGTTVGFALGQLVVGPWSDRVGRRLPLIVASSGHILASLGAALSTDVGMLLVFRVLQGAGAAAGAVVAMAMVRDLFGGRPLVRMLSRLALVTGLAPILAPVIGSQLLRIVDWRGVFYALAAYGIAVVIAVVFLIVETLPREDVVVEEKGALLRRYRNVLRDRVFVGVAIIGGMQFAGLFSYLSSSSFLFQDVYGFDAQQFGILFGVNSLGIVIGNQVAARMTKVVGPQWILAGVVVVQFVSSALIVLLGTFTDAGLLGTLIPLFFFILACGFGFPCVQVLGLVNHGHEAGTAASLLGAVNFGLAGAISPIVGVLGITSGVPMASVMGACAVVSILSMWLIVQPRTVPALTN
- a CDS encoding SDR family oxidoreductase, which gives rise to MRIVIAGGHGQIARQLERRLADQGHQPVGIVRNPDHASDLADAGAEALVLDLEKSDVDQVAAALEGADAVVFAAGGGPDSGPERKLTIDRDGAILLADAAEKAGVSRYVMISAMAVDGFDPDSDDTYEIYQRAKSEADADLRARDIDWTIVRPGGLTDDPGTGRIQVSTSTGRGTIPRADVAEIVATALIDGTGVRVQFEAISGEEPVAEAIAGLRY
- a CDS encoding heparan-alpha-glucosaminide N-acetyltransferase domain-containing protein is translated as MSPARDPARLRGVDAARGLAVLGMMAAHVAVQRTLELDDPASWLAITDGRSSILFATLAGLSIALMSGRERPADGTDLARARLKVLVRAACLFLLGGLLASLQTYVAVILEVYAVLFVAVLPLLRWRASRLLALAAVAAVALPLVTTALAIHFDGALMRPDPFVILVVTGHYPALTWVAFAIAGLGIGRLALGSARVQLLLVTVGAGLAVLAYGGSALLEAAVPAPPPGWEYILSTTPHEGSPFEVVGSGGFAIAVIGLCLRIAALLPAVLVPFEAVGQLALTVYAVHIVVIDLLAPEGDLIADDGAYLAFVVVTVALCLLWTRIVGRGPLERALGAVAGRASDLAPRGSRERAPERAG